Proteins encoded in a region of the Pangasianodon hypophthalmus isolate fPanHyp1 chromosome 21, fPanHyp1.pri, whole genome shotgun sequence genome:
- the LOC113543227 gene encoding gamma-crystallin M2: MARVIFYEDRNFMGRSYECSSDFSDMSPYLSRCHSCRVESGCWMVYDHPNFMGNQYFIRRGEYPDYMNMWGWGNNWIRSCRMIPMYRGPYRMKIYERDNFMGQMTELSDDCDSVMDRYRWSSGSHSCHVMDGHWLMYEHPHYRGRMWYFRPGEYRSFRDYGNMNFMSMRRIMDSWY, from the exons ATGGCCAGG GTCATCTTCTACGAGGACAGGAACTTCATGGGCCGCTCTTATGAGTGCAGCAGTGACTTTTCCGACATGTCCCCCTACCTGAGCCGCTGCCACTCCTGCAGGGTGGAGAGCGGCTGCTGGATGGTGTACGATCACCCCAACTTCATGGGAAACCAGTACTTCATCAGGAGGGGCGAGTACCCCGACTACATGAACATGTGGGGCTGGGGCAACAACTGGATCAGGTCCTGCCGCATGATCCCCATG TACAGGGGCCCCTACAGAATGAAGATCTATGAGAGGGACAACTTCATGGGTCAGATGACGGAGCTGAGCGACGACTGCGACTCCGTCATGGATCGCTACCGCTGGTCCAGTGGAAGCCACTCGTGCCACGTGATGGATGGCCACTGGCTCATGTATGAGCATCCTCACTACAGAGGCAGGATGTGGTACTTCAGGCCCGGAGAGTACCGCAGCTTCAGGGACTACGGCAACATGAACTTCATGAGCATGAGACGCATCATGGATTCCtggtattaa